A stretch of Sulfitobacter sp. THAF37 DNA encodes these proteins:
- a CDS encoding HdeA/HdeB family chaperone: protein MNIALKTLAAATLAGSFAAPVFAAAHMDVSTMTCEQYNELGGADRDKVAMMVLADMDSNTAGSDGTATATESADMEQAEESNDTASLEGSANSTSIAGADDDLAMMAEDIKRLNRVCSRNWDAMVTEAAAGLPGTR from the coding sequence ATGAATATTGCACTCAAAACGCTCGCCGCAGCCACTCTTGCCGGGTCGTTTGCCGCACCGGTTTTCGCCGCTGCGCACATGGATGTGTCGACCATGACCTGCGAGCAATACAATGAACTGGGTGGTGCGGACCGCGACAAGGTCGCGATGATGGTTCTGGCCGATATGGATTCCAACACTGCTGGCAGCGATGGCACTGCAACTGCGACCGAGTCTGCAGACATGGAGCAAGCGGAAGAAAGCAACGATACCGCATCGCTTGAAGGTTCCGCAAACTCCACTTCCATCGCCGGTGCCGACGATGATCTGGCCATGATGGCCGAAGACATCAAGCGCCTGAACCGCGTCTGTTCGCGCAACTGGGACGCAATGGTGACGGAAGCCGCAGCTGGCCTGCCCGGCACGCGGTAA